The window ATATTTTTCAGCAAAGCATTTGGGTTTTAGTTCTCAGCGCAGCAATGTGATTTTGAAATTCGGTTGAGGTGGAATCAGAGCGGAACTGAGCGCTCTTTCAGAGTAGCCGGAGCTGATCATGATGAATGTTGATTGTAGTGACTGACTACCATTCAGAACGATCCCATTTTTGTACAGAAATACAAAGACATTTATCCTCCATAATGTAACACTGCCACACAAAGCCTTTTGAATTGTCATGTTAATTCATTTTTTTAATTGATTCCCCCTTTGTATGACATTAATTCAAACGGTAAAACGTTGTGCTACTGTGGATGGTTTACCTGTCTTTGTGAATGATTTTCTGCACTCACCTCTacacagacatattatttcaattACAAAAGCTAGCTGGTCAGAGAAAGAGTTCATTTGGATTTATATTTCTGGCTActtgattctctctctccctctctctctctctctctctctctctctgtctctctctttttctatctctctcaaCCCCTGCCTTTAGGGCAGAGATTAGTGGAGGGTGAACTAACGGTACATTAGTGATTGAGCATTCAGTGGACATAAGAGACTTTTGATATCAGCTTATTCAGTAGAAGCAACAAGCCACAACAGAGGGAAAGCCATCTGGCGCATCGCTGGAGGTCACATAGAAAGCAGAGCCACAGAATACACTGGACTGACacataatacactgcactgacacataacacactgcactgacacataacacactgcactgacacataatacactgcactgacacagaatacactgcactgacacataatacactgcactgacacagaacacactgcactgacacataatacactgcactgacacagaacacactgcactgacacagaacacactgcactgacacagaacacactgcactaacacagaacacactgcactgacacagaacacactgcactgacacataacacactgcactgacacataatacactgcactgacacagAATACACTGCACTAACACAGAACACACTGCACTAACacataatacactgcactgacacataacacactgcactgacacataatacactgcactgacacagaacacactgcactgacacataatacactgcactgacacagAATACACTGGACTAACACAGAACACACTGCACTGACAcataacacactgcactgacaCATAATACACTGcactaacacataacacactgcactgacacagaatacactgcactgacacagaacacactgcactgacacagaacacactgcactgacacagaacacactgcactgacatagaacacactgcactgacacataatacactgcactgacacataatacactgcactgacacagaacacactgcactgacacagaacacactgcactaacacataacacactgcactgacacagaatacactgcactgacacagagcacactgcactgacacagaacacactgcactgacacataacacactgcactgacacagaacacactgcactgacacagaacacactgcactgacacagaacacactgcactgacacagaatacactgcactgacacataacacactgcactgacacagaatacactgcactgacacagaacacactacactgacacataatacactgcactgacacataacacactgcactgacacataatacactgcactgacacagaacacactgcactgacacataatacactgcactgacaaaGAACAAACTGCACTGACACagaatacactgcactgacacatAATACACTGGActgacacagaacacactgcactaacacataacacactgcactgacacagaacacactgcactgacacagaacacactgcactgacacataatacactgcactgacacatAATACACTGcactaacacataacacactgcactgacacataatacactgcactgacacagaacacactgcactgacacataatacactgcactgacacataatacactgcactgacacagaacaaaCTGCACTGACACGGAACACACCGCACTGACAcataacacactgcactgacacataatacactgcactgacacataatacactgcactgacacagaacacactgcactgacacataatacactgcactgacacataatacactgcactgacacagaacacactgcactgacacataatacactgcactgacacagaacacactgcactgacacataacacactgcactgacacataacacactgcactgacacataatacactgcactgacacagaatacactgcactgacacataatacactgcactgacacataatacactgcactgacacagaacacactgcactgacacagaacacactggactgacacagaacacactgcaCTGACACATCATACTGAGGCTCTAAATAAATCAGGCTGGTCTTCAAGTTCACACTTGAAACATGCATCATTACATAACTTTTATACTCTTTACAGCCGCTGTTCCAAGTTCAGTTCTTTATTAGAGGCTATAGTACAATGATATCCATCAATAGCAGGGTTACTCCATTGTTCTCTAGTGTAACCATTATTTCCTTCCACCTCAGGTATATGACTTGGCTCTGACCCGCGGCGTCTAAATGAAGTGGCCCAGCCATGCAATGTTCCTGGAAGGCAGTGATCCTGCTGGCCTTGGCCTCCATCGCCATCCAGTACACCGCCATCCGGACTCTCACCTCCAAGCCCTTCCAGCTCTGCCCCGTGCCAAGCCCCCAGAACTGTGGCCTCCTGGGAGGTCCCGGGACAGAGTCCCCCATAGAGGGGCGGGCCGGCTGCGATGACTACCCCTATTTCAGCTTCAACGCCTCCCGTAAGACCCACATCATGGTGCTGGCTACAACGCGCAGCGGCTCCTCATTCGTGGGCCAGCTGCTCAACCAGCATGCTGACGTTTTCTACCTATTCGAGCCCCTCTACCATGTCCAGACCACGCTGATCCCTCGGCTATCTCACAGCCGCAACGCAGCCGACCGCAGGGTGATGCTGGGTGCCAGTCGCGATCTCCTGCGGAGCCTCTACGGCTGTGACCTCtacttcctggagagctacattAAGCCGGCGCCGGCCAACCACACCACGGACAAGCTGTTCCGCAGAGGGGCCAGCCGGGCGCTATGCTCGCAGCCCGTGTGTGACGCCTTTGGACCCACCAATGCCAATGTGGAGGAGGGTGACTGCGTCAAGAAGTGCGCCGCCCTCAACATGACCTTGGCGGCCGATGCCTGCCGTGAGAAGCGGCATGTGGCGATCAAGGTTGTGCGTGTGCCGGAGATCGGGGACCTGCGGGCGCTGGTGGAGGATCCACGGCTGAACATCAAGGTTATCCAGTTGGTGCGTGACCCTCGCGGGATCCTGTCGTCGCGGATCGAGACTTTCCGGGACACCTACCGTCTGTGGAGGATCTGGAGGGCCACAGGGCGGAGGCCCTACAACCTGGACCTCAGCCAGCTGACGGTGGTTTGTGAGGACTTCCTCGGCTCTGTGTCCACAGGGCTCAGCCACCCCCACTGGCTCAAAGGGAAGTATATGCTGGTGCGTTACGAGGATCTGTCCAGGAACCCTCTGCTGAAGACCATGGAGATATATGACTTCCTGGGTCTGTCGATGGACAAGAGCGTGGAGGAGTGGATACAGACCAACACTAGGGGCAGCACCGAGCTGTCGGCTAAACACAAGTACGGTACGGTGAGAGACTCAGCGGCCAACGCCGAGAGCTGGCGCTTGAAACTGTCCTACGACATGGTGGAGTACACGCAGGCCACGTGCCAGAAGGTTCTACATCAGCTGGGCTATAAGGCAGTAAAGTCAGCAGAGGAACTGAAAAACTTGTCGCTCTCACTCGTGCAGGACAAAACTTTTGTACCTTTTTCGTAACAAAGATAGTTCCTGAATGACTATTTTTTGATATATTTATAAATGTTGCCTTATAATTTTCATGGgttatgtttgtgtttttgtctttgATTTCAAATTTGCACTACAACTTAAGAATTCTTAAAGTTATCTGAGGGTGGGAGTTCATTTGTTGATTTAGGAACGTGGGAGCTCATTTGTTGATTTAGGAACGTGGGAGTTCATTTGTTGATTTAGGAACGTGGGAGTTCATTTGTTGATTTAGGAACGTGGGAGTTCATTTGTTGATTtaggaacagcacaaaatgtTTGCTTTAAAGAAAAAAGCTAGAGTAAAACACACCAGTTTACAAATGTAAATTC is drawn from Salvelinus fontinalis isolate EN_2023a chromosome 4, ASM2944872v1, whole genome shotgun sequence and contains these coding sequences:
- the LOC129853447 gene encoding carbohydrate sulfotransferase 1-like, whose product is MQCSWKAVILLALASIAIQYTAIRTLTSKPFQLCPVPSPQNCGLLGGPGTESPIEGRAGCDDYPYFSFNASRKTHIMVLATTRSGSSFVGQLLNQHADVFYLFEPLYHVQTTLIPRLSHSRNAADRRVMLGASRDLLRSLYGCDLYFLESYIKPAPANHTTDKLFRRGASRALCSQPVCDAFGPTNANVEEGDCVKKCAALNMTLAADACREKRHVAIKVVRVPEIGDLRALVEDPRLNIKVIQLVRDPRGILSSRIETFRDTYRLWRIWRATGRRPYNLDLSQLTVVCEDFLGSVSTGLSHPHWLKGKYMLVRYEDLSRNPLLKTMEIYDFLGLSMDKSVEEWIQTNTRGSTELSAKHKYGTVRDSAANAESWRLKLSYDMVEYTQATCQKVLHQLGYKAVKSAEELKNLSLSLVQDKTFVPFS